In Meiothermus sp. CFH 77666, the genomic stretch CACTCGGGGGCCATACCGTAGCGGGGCAGGTAGCGGGGCACCAGGTTCAACAACCCCGCCATGGCGCTGGCCCCTGCAAACCACAAGATCAGGATGGTGGAGAGGTCGTAGAGCGAGGCCACCCCTGGCCCCAGGTAGGTGTGGGCCAGATAGGCCAGGGCCCGTCCGTTGGCCGCGCCGCCGGGCTGAAACGCTTCGGGGGGAATCAGGAGGGTGGTGACCAGGCTGCTGCTCAGTAGAAAAAAGCTCATGATCAGGGCCGCCGCCAGCAGGAGCTTACGGGTGTTGCGGACGCGTCCCCGGGGCCAGGCTTCGGTATCGCCCGGGGCCCCCCGTACCTGGGGCATCACCACCACGCCGGTCTCGAAGCCCGAGAGCCCCAGGGCCAGCCTGGGAAAAACCAGGGCTGCCGCCAGGGCCACCTCGGTGGGGCTGGGGTAACGCAGGGCCACTGCCCCAAGCCAGCCCTGCCAGAGTTCGGGCCGCGCCAGCAGCGCGGCAAACCCCACCGCCACCACCCACAGCGAAAGCCCCAGATAGAGCACCACCAGCACCACCGCCACCCCGATGGCCTCCCGAAAACCCAGTAGAAAAACCCCGCCAAGCAGGGCCACCAGAACCAGGGTGAGGGGTACGGGCTGGTTCAACCAGGAAGGGGTCAGGGGGTTGCCGATGATGTGGGCGCTGGCGTCGGCAGCCGAGAGGGTGATGGTGATCATGAAGTCGGTGGCGGCAAAACCCAGCAGCACCAGCACCGCAAGTTTGGCCGTCCAACCCTTGAGCAGGCGCTCGAGCATCCCCAGCGAGCCCTCCCCGTGGGGGCTCTCGGCGGCTACCCGCCAGTAGACCGGCAGCGCTCCCAACAGGGTAAAGACCACCAAAAAGAGCGTGGCCCAGGGGGAGAGCAGCCCGGCGGCCAGGGCCGCAATGCCCGGCTGGTAGCCCAGCGTGGAAAAATAGTCCACCCCCGTCAGGCACATCACCTTGTACCAGGGTTGCAGGGTGTGGGGTGCCGTTTCCGGCGCATGAAAAAGCCAGCGCTTCAACCTTGCACGGCTCATGGGCGCTCTTTGGAAACCTCGGCCTGGGCCAGCCGCAGGGCCTCCTCGGCGGTCAGGCCGTTCTTGATGACCAGAGCCAGCAGAAGCCGGTTCTGGTACTCGATGTGCCGAAGCAGGGCCTCGATCTCCTCCTCGGCCTTCACGTTGACCTCGAAGTGGTGCTCGGCCCGCAGCTCGGCATGACGGCTTTGCAGGTTCTGCCCCACCATGATCAGGGGCATCAGAAAAAGCTGGATCATGTTGGAAAGGAAAAGCCAGAAGACGAAGGCCATCGGCGGGTCGAACTTGAGGTGAGGCG encodes the following:
- a CDS encoding amino acid transporter; its protein translation is MSRARLKRWLFHAPETAPHTLQPWYKVMCLTGVDYFSTLGYQPGIAALAAGLLSPWATLFLVVFTLLGALPVYWRVAAESPHGEGSLGMLERLLKGWTAKLAVLVLLGFAATDFMITITLSAADASAHIIGNPLTPSWLNQPVPLTLVLVALLGGVFLLGFREAIGVAVVLVVLYLGLSLWVVAVGFAALLARPELWQGWLGAVALRYPSPTEVALAAALVFPRLALGLSGFETGVVVMPQVRGAPGDTEAWPRGRVRNTRKLLLAAALIMSFFLLSSSLVTTLLIPPEAFQPGGAANGRALAYLAHTYLGPGVASLYDLSTILILWFAGASAMAGLLNLVPRYLPRYGMAPEWTKIPRPLVLFFTVVAFFITLLFQASVDAQGAAYATGVLALMTSASLAVWLAALRRGFWRAAVGFGLITLVFVYTWAMNVHERSTGLWIALLFIAAVLLVSFVSRVLRAFELRVSKVEFDQEARRFIAQAEGEIRLIAHHRERGTLFEYSAAEKEMKQETHLPGQGTLLFLEVGVLDPSEFSSRVKVVGVQVGPYRVLRTQSASVPNTIAAILLYLRDQTGKRPHVYLEWGEHSPFQQALRFLFFGEGDIGSLTHEILRRAEPDPSRRPVVHVGG
- a CDS encoding DUF1003 domain-containing protein is translated as MQFPPAINELLKKRKPLRNINQEHRDSLSPLERLALWITEHVGSKGFFLIVFFWIVLWLSWNFLAPPHLKFDPPMAFVFWLFLSNMIQLFLMPLIMVGQNLQSRHAELRAEHHFEVNVKAEEEIEALLRHIEYQNRLLLALVIKNGLTAEEALRLAQAEVSKERP